ACGAAGGCGGCCACGCTGCCCACGCGGTCCGCCACGACCATGGCGGGGACGAGCGCGACGCCCCACACCAGGTCGTTGACGAACGCCTTCTTCCCGGCGCCGGCGGCGAAGAAGGCGAACCGCCAGGCGTCCTGGAGCAGCAGTCCCGGCAGGACGACGCCCAGGCAGGCGAACGCCGGCCCCACGCTGCCGCCGAGGGCGAGCCCGACCAGGAGGCACACCGCGCCGACGGCGGTGCCGAGGCCGAGCGCGGCGCCCGACGACCGGGCCACCGCCGCGCGCCAGGACGCCTCCGGCACGGCGCTGAACCGCACCATCAGCGGGTCGGTGGCAAGGCCGCGGGAGGCGCCGAGCACCACGCCGTACGTCACCCAGGCCAGGCTGAACACGCCGAACGCGGTCGGCCCGAGCGAGCGCGCCACGTAGACACCCACCGCGAAGTTGCTCATGCTGGAGGCCGCCTGGTCGGCAAGGCCCCAGGACAGGCGGCCGACGACGGCCCGCCGGGCGGACCCGGCGGGTGTCGTCGTCTTCTCCTCCTCGGTGGTCATCGGCGTCATGCCTTGATCAGTTCGGCGGCGCCCAGGGCGTCCGCCGCGGCGGCGACGGTGTCGAACGGCAGTCCGGACCGCTCGGCGACGTCGAGCAGACTGTGCTCGCCGTCGGAGAGACTGAGCACCCAGAGCATGGCCATCTGGGCCTGCTTGGTGTCGCTGCGGCCGCCGAGCGCGTCGTACAACCCGCGCCGGCCCAGCTGCGGTTCGCCGTAGGGGCTGAGGTTGACGTACCGCCGGTTGCGGTCGAGGACGGCGAACGCCTCGCGGCAGACGGCGAGCGTGTCCGCCATCGCCTCCGGGGAGACGAAGTCCGGGTTGTCCGCCGAGGTGTGGTACTCGGAGTAGCCGGCGTACGGGGTCCGGGTGAGCGAGCCCACCCCGAGGTCGAACCCGGGCGAGCAGAACTGCCGCTCGTCGTAGCCGTACGGCGTGAACTCGTTGATGCTGTGCGGCCGTCCGGAGGCGGCGAGGACGTACTGCATCACCCGGTCGATCTCCGCGTCGCCGCGCCTGCTCCGCTTGTACGTCAGGCTGCCCCGGTCGCCCGCGCAGGCCAGCACGACGCCGTGCTTGACCCGGTCGATCCGCTCCGCGTTGCGGGCCAGCCAGGTGATCGCCCCGATGGTGCCGGGCGCGAACAGGAACCGGTAGGTGTGGTACGGCTTCCGCTCCGCGAGCTCCCGGGCCAGGAACACCGCCACCGCGACGCCGGCCATGTTGTCGTTGGCCAGCGACGGGTGGCAGACGTGGCAGGAGACGATCACCTCGTCGGCGACCTGTCCGGGGACCACGTGCTCGGCGTAGGTGAGGTGGCCGTCGGCGAGTGTGGAGTCGATGCGCACCTCGTACTCGCCGTCCGGCATCGCGTCCAGGGTCTCCTGGGCCAGGCAGAACCCCCATTCCGGCTTGTAGTAGCTGGTGCGGTACGGCACCCAACTCGGGTGCTCCGGCAGCGTGTGCAGGTGTTCGCGCAGCTCGGCCAGCGGCATGGTCGCCGCCACCGGCACGCTGTAGCCGAGCACGTGCAGGCTGGACGCGGCGAAGTCGACGACCCGGTTGCCCGCAGGGTCGGCGATGTACGCGTCCCGGATGTTCCACTCCTGCGGCACCGTCC
The DNA window shown above is from Streptomyces vietnamensis and carries:
- a CDS encoding DUF4910 domain-containing protein; its protein translation is MTVSDPGKEMHALVERLYPLCRSITGDGVRATLDIVGEYIPLQVHEVPTGTQVLDWTVPQEWNIRDAYIADPAGNRVVDFAASSLHVLGYSVPVAATMPLAELREHLHTLPEHPSWVPYRTSYYKPEWGFCLAQETLDAMPDGEYEVRIDSTLADGHLTYAEHVVPGQVADEVIVSCHVCHPSLANDNMAGVAVAVFLARELAERKPYHTYRFLFAPGTIGAITWLARNAERIDRVKHGVVLACAGDRGSLTYKRSRRGDAEIDRVMQYVLAASGRPHSINEFTPYGYDERQFCSPGFDLGVGSLTRTPYAGYSEYHTSADNPDFVSPEAMADTLAVCREAFAVLDRNRRYVNLSPYGEPQLGRRGLYDALGGRSDTKQAQMAMLWVLSLSDGEHSLLDVAERSGLPFDTVAAAADALGAAELIKA